A region from the Rosa rugosa chromosome 6, drRosRugo1.1, whole genome shotgun sequence genome encodes:
- the LOC133716590 gene encoding NAC domain-containing protein 96-like, which produces MDSGGHDDHLLPGQRFVPMEDELLLCYLKPMVHGKQVPGRDLVVFDCDLYGDQEPWEIWETYKTRRANDLRKNKDLYFFAQQKKKTPKDSRVGRTVGRGGTWKEESGKKVISPETNRVIGYKKTFGYKNQGSPHEGCWIMHEFELDPSQLIHRKQETNYVLCVLRKKKEPEINKRKRQEQMPGYNSVLDDGTNLISKQPKQECLVLSTSNALPPPLGLGVEQDEQEQCLQPPCINNPNAQTVPLPPCTFPGEENQEVQHFAAGEQYWGQQFIVPSGDDQKRNFSEREEKLWQQMVADLGTTPHPHTSSMRSTYI; this is translated from the coding sequence ATGGACAGCGGTGGGCATGACGATCATCTGCTACCGGGACAGAGATTTGTCCCCATGGAAGATGAACTGCTTCTCTGCTACTTGAAGCCCATGGTGCATGGAAAGCAAGTACCCGGCAGAGACCTCGTGGTGTTTGACTGTGACCTATACGGTGACCAAGAACCTTGGGAGATATGGGAAACATATAAAACCAGAAGAGCAAACGACTTGAGGAAAAACAAAGACCTCTACTTCTTCGctcagcagaagaagaagactccAAAAGACTCGCGGGTAGGCCGAACAGTCGGAAGGGGTGGCACTTGGAAAGAAGAGTCCGGCAAGAAAGTAATTTCTCCGGAGACTAATCGAGTGATTGGCTACAAGAAAACATTCGGTTATAAAAACCAAGGATCCCCGCATGAAGGCTGTTGGATCATGCATGAGTTTGAACTTGATCCATCCCAACTCATACACAGGAAACAAGAAACAAACTATGTTCTTTGTGTACTTCGAAAGAAAAAGGAACCCgaaataaacaaaagaaaacggCAAGAACAGATGCCCGGATACAATTCTGTCCTGGATGATGGAACTAACCTGATTAGCAAGCAACCGAAGCAAGAATGTCTTGTACTATCCACTTCCAATGCATTACCACCGCCATTAGGGTTAGGCGTAGAACAAGATGAACAGGAACAGTGCTTGCAACCTCCATGCATTAATAACCCTAATGCACAAACAGTTCCATTGCCGCCGTGTACCTTTCCTGGTGAAGAAAATCAGGAAGTGCAACACTTTGCAGCTGGAGAGCAATATTGGGGGCAGCAATTTATCGTTCCATCTGGAGATGATCAAAAGAGGAATTTCTCTGAGAGGGAAGAAAAACTGTGGCAGCAGATGGTAGCTGACCTCGGCACCACACCTCACCCTCACACATCATCAATGAGGTCGACGTATATATGA